Genomic segment of Umezawaea sp. Da 62-37:
GTGACCGACGCCGAGTACCCGGCCTCGGCCCGGAGCTTGGTCAGCGCGGCGACCTCGGCCCACGGCTTGCTGCCGCGCCGGGCGAAGCGGCGTTGCGCCTGCGCGGCGAACTCGCGGGCGCCGGGGTGGTCGCCGAGCAGGAGGGCGGCGGCCGCGCGGGCCAGTTCGGCCTCGGCCAGGTCCTGGCCCACCCGGTGCCTGCGCAGCAAGGGCAGGGCGTCGTCGAGGTGTTCGGCGGCCTCGGCGGCCAGTCCGGCGGCGAGCATCGCCCGTGCCTGGTCGATCCGCAGGCGCGGAACGAGGTCGGGGGCCAGCAGGCGCAGGGCCCGGTCGGCGTCCTCGTAGTGGCCGAGCGCGGTCGGGACGTCCCCGGTCAGCTACGCGATGTCCCCGAGGTTGTTGCGGGCCTTGGCCTTCATCAGCGGCAGGTCCTCGGCGTCGGCCAGCTCGATCGTCCGCCGCATGTCCTGCTCGGCCTGCACGGGCCTGCCGTAGGCGATCGAGGTGAGGCCGCGGTTCACCAGCGCGGTGGAGAGCGTGGAGGCGTCTACCCCGGCGGCTTCCATCCGGGCGACGGACTCGTCGTAGAGCGCGATGGCCTCTTCGGTGCGGCCCGCGCGGTGCAGGATCAGGGCCTGCTGGTCCTTCACGATGGCGCGCAGGCCACCGCCCTCGGGCAGCGCGGCGACCAGGTCGTGGGCCGTGCCCAGGTGGGACAGGCCGTCGGCGACCGAACCGGTCTCGGCCTCGGCGTAGGACAGCGTGATCAGGATCCGGATGCGCAGCGTGACGGCCTCGGGGTCGTCGGAGCCCATCGGCAGCTCGCGGAGCGCCTGCTTGAGCAGTTTCGCCGCGTCGGCGGGCCTGCCCGCCGACGCCGCGCGGTAACCCCGCTTGCGCAGGGCCGTGGCGGCCTCGACACCGGCACGCGACGTCGCGGCGGTGACGTCCGTGTCGTGGAGGAGGGGCACCCACCAATCGCAGCACACCCACCGTGATCGGGGCGTCTGCCGTTGGCTGGTGATGCTGGTCCGAACGGGTCACGTTCGGGCGGTCCGGAATCGTGCGCGTTCCGCGACGGTGGTTACAACATGATCGTGGGTGTGACGACCGTGCGGCCCCGTTCACCTCGGGCGTTCACCAGGTGCACCACGATCTGGGTGGTCCCGGTCGGTACGTCGGGCAACACGAAGCGGCCGCCGTCGTCGGCTGTCGTCGTGGTCGACTCGTGCTCGGCCACCCGGACCTCCACCATGTGCTCGCCCGCGGGCACCAACCAGCCGTCGATGCGGTGGCGTGCTCCGGTCGAGGTGAAGTTGACCATCAGCGTCAGGTTGTCCACCGTGAACGTGATGGTTCCGGGCTGGCCGCCGCGGACGCCCGTGAGCGATCCGGCGCGCTCCCACCTGGCGACCTCGACGTCGAGGTCCTCCAGGGCGATCGCGAACTGGATGCGTTCCACGAGATCCGCGGGCGGCGGGTCGAGTTCGTAGACCAGACGGGTCAGCTCCGAGAGGACGGCGGTGTCCTCGAAGCCCCTTGGGTCATCGCGCGGGTCGATGTCGTTCACCGCGATCCTCCTTCCGCATCGAGATGTGTGCGCAGCGTCGTCAGGCACCGGCCCCTGGTGGGACCGATGCTGCCGCGCGGGATGGACAGCGCCTCGGCGACCGTGCGGTACTCCGCCCGGCCCGCGAGGACGGTGAGCCGGAGCAGCTCCTGGCACCTTTGCGACAACCGCCCGAAAGCCCGCCACAACCGGATGTCCCGGTCGTCGACGAGCGCGGCGTCCTCGGGCAGGCCGTGCGTGCTCTCCAGGTGGTCGGCGAGCTCGTCGGAGAGCCCGGTCTCCCGCTTGGCGGGCGTCCACGTGCGCCGTGCCTCCCGGCGGGTGGTCACCACGAGCCAGCCGACCAGCGCCCGCGGTTGTTCCAGCCGGTCGATGTGGCGCAGGAACGCCAGCCACACCGTCTGCACCACGTCCTCGGCCGTCGAGCGGTCGAGTCCGTGCCCCCTGGCCACGTGCCAGACCAGTGGTGAGAGATCGGCGACGAGCACGTCCAAAGCGGACCGGTCGCCCTTGCGGGCGGCGATCACGCAGGCGGCGTGCCGGTCCGTTCCCGCCAGGCCCTCCCACGGCGGGTACTCGCCGGTCGTGCGCAATTCGCCCACTTCATCACCTCCTCCTCCACTGTGCGGCTGACCGCGCAACGCGGCTGACCGAACTGTGCCGCCGACCGCCGAAACGGTCCGCGGCGCCTCCCCCGAAGCGCCGCGGACCGCCTTTTCACGGTGGTCTCCCCGATCGACACCCCTCGAAGCCGACCGACTGCCAACCGCCCCCCAGCGGTTCGTCAGTCGGTCTTCACCGGCTCGTCGTGGGTCTGGTGCTGACCGTTCGTCTCCACCGGTGGGGTCACCGGAGAAGACGGGGCGTCGGGCTTGCTCGGCTTGTCGACACCAGGCGGAGTGGCGGTCATCTAGCCTCCTCGATCGGGGTCATGAGGTCTGTCACCAGCACAAGAGGCCACCCGGCATGAGTAGATACACCCATCCGGAAAACTTTTCGGCCGCTGTTGTCGGCCGTGACCGCCTTGCGCGTGTGCGGGCCCGCCGACGTGGGGCCGGGCGGGTGACGCCGACGGCACACGGGTGACGCCACCCCGGCGCCCGAGTGGTCCCGCGAGGCCCTCCCCGCCCGCCCTGTGACGCCGTATGGTCTAGACCATGCTGGAAGTCATCGCACTGAACGCGGCCGACGCCGAAGCCGCCCAAGCCGGTGGGGCGCACCGGTTGGAACTCGTCTCCGACATGGCCTCCGACGGCCTCACGCCGCCGCCGGACGTCCTCAGGAGCGTCCTCGCCGCCACGGACCTCCCGGTCAGGGTCATGCTCCGCGACGCCAAGGGCTTCGCTCCCGGCAGCGTCGACGGCCTGCGCCGCGACGCGGCCGCGCTCCGCGAACTGGGCGCGACGGAGTTCGTGCTCGGCTTCCTCACCGGGGAGGGCGAGGTCGACGAGGCCGCGTGCGCGGCGGTCGTGGCCGAACTGGACGGCTGCCGGTGGACGTTCCACCGCGCGCTGGACAACTCGGCGGACCCGCTCGCCTCGTGGTCGGTCGTGGCGGGGCTCGGCTG
This window contains:
- a CDS encoding tetratricopeptide repeat protein; its protein translation is MPLLHDTDVTAATSRAGVEAATALRKRGYRAASAGRPADAAKLLKQALRELPMGSDDPEAVTLRIRILITLSYAEAETGSVADGLSHLGTAHDLVAALPEGGGLRAIVKDQQALILHRAGRTEEAIALYDESVARMEAAGVDASTLSTALVNRGLTSIAYGRPVQAEQDMRRTIELADAEDLPLMKAKARNNLGDIA
- a CDS encoding carboxypeptidase regulatory-like domain-containing protein, translated to MTRLVYELDPPPADLVERIQFAIALEDLDVEVARWERAGSLTGVRGGQPGTITFTVDNLTLMVNFTSTGARHRIDGWLVPAGEHMVEVRVAEHESTTTTADDGGRFVLPDVPTGTTQIVVHLVNARGERGRTVVTPTIML
- a CDS encoding sigma-70 family RNA polymerase sigma factor, translating into MGELRTTGEYPPWEGLAGTDRHAACVIAARKGDRSALDVLVADLSPLVWHVARGHGLDRSTAEDVVQTVWLAFLRHIDRLEQPRALVGWLVVTTRREARRTWTPAKRETGLSDELADHLESTHGLPEDAALVDDRDIRLWRAFGRLSQRCQELLRLTVLAGRAEYRTVAEALSIPRGSIGPTRGRCLTTLRTHLDAEGGSR
- a CDS encoding copper homeostasis protein CutC, yielding MLEVIALNAADAEAAQAGGAHRLELVSDMASDGLTPPPDVLRSVLAATDLPVRVMLRDAKGFAPGSVDGLRRDAAALRELGATEFVLGFLTGEGEVDEAACAAVVAELDGCRWTFHRALDNSADPLASWSVVAGLGCDTVLASGSPKGVADGLPVLRELAARQAEDGVLLLVGGGLKADQVAPLRAAGATGFHVGSAVRPSGWDGPVDAEAVRTWANLV